A genomic segment from Nicotiana tabacum cultivar K326 chromosome 9, ASM71507v2, whole genome shotgun sequence encodes:
- the LOC107820185 gene encoding protein CURLY FLAG LEAF 1, with amino-acid sequence MTGPNMATITASLERSLQNCSLNNNLSGVIPADGFSDSSENHVLNNNPSDDATLDLNSEISLPYHWEQCLDLKTGEIYYINWRTGMKVKEDPRINGDEVYGGDLYSEEEEEEESLYDSDEGSSTEESSFLSSREPQISHNIGNNSGKSGAAVLVVGGCKSCLMYFMVPKEVDDCPKCCGQLLHFDRSENGSP; translated from the exons ATGACAGGTCCAAATATGGCTACCATCACAGCTTCGCTAGAGAGATCTCTACAAAATTGTTCATTGAACAACAACTTGAGTGGGGTCATCCCTGCCGATGGATTTTCTGATTCATCGGAAAATCATGTTTTGAATAACAACCCTTCTGATGATGCTACCTTAGACCTCAATTCTGAGATTTCTTTGCCTTACCACTGGGAACAATGTTTGGATTTGAAG ACAGGGGAAATTTATTATATAAACTGGAGGACAGGGATGAAAGTGAAAGAAGATCCAAGAATAAATGGTGATGAAGTGTACGGTGGTGATTTAtactcagaagaagaagaagaagaagaaagcttgTATGATAGTGATGAAGGATCTTCCACAGAAGAGTCATCATTTTTATCTTCAAGAGAACCCCAAATTAGCCATAATATTGGCAACAACAGTGGCAAAAGTGGAGCAGCAGTATTAGTGGTGGGTGGTTGCAAAAGCTGTTTGATGTATTTCATGGTGCCTAAAGAAGTTGATGATTGTCCCAAATGTTGTGGTCAACTTCTCCACTTTGATCGATCCGAAAATGGCTCCccttaa